One genomic region from Nostoc sphaeroides encodes:
- a CDS encoding o-succinylbenzoate synthase has product MTNGYKFEFRAYQRRFVRSVTTNHGNWDIREGIILRLTDESGKIGWGEIAPISWFGSETIEQALDFCRQLPGEITKEIIFSIPDELPACQFGFESGWEMGSGWDETNSQFAIRNSQLNKGDNFITPNSCTDAINRVSTNSLFYSALLPAGEAALNQWESLWKQGYHTFKWKIGVYAIADELEIFESLIDTLPDFSKLRLDANGGLSYEEANLWLRTCDNFKANAELPLEIEFIEQPLPVEQFQQMLELSTSYQTAIAIDESVATLGQLAACYQQGWRGIFVIKPGIVGSPSRLRKFCHQHKIDSVFSSVFETAIGRLAALRLAAELSRNNRAVGFGIDHFFEQEETWLQSLWNNL; this is encoded by the coding sequence ATGACTAATGGCTACAAATTTGAATTTCGTGCTTATCAGCGAAGATTTGTGCGATCGGTTACCACCAATCATGGTAATTGGGATATTCGTGAGGGGATTATCCTCCGGCTTACCGATGAATCAGGCAAAATCGGTTGGGGAGAAATTGCCCCCATTAGCTGGTTCGGTTCCGAAACTATAGAACAAGCCTTAGATTTTTGTCGCCAACTCCCAGGAGAAATCACAAAGGAGATAATTTTCTCCATCCCAGATGAGTTACCTGCTTGTCAATTTGGCTTTGAGTCAGGGTGGGAGATGGGGAGTGGGTGGGATGAAACCAATTCGCAATTCGCAATTCGCAATTCGCAATTAAATAAAGGAGATAATTTTATAACTCCTAACTCCTGTACAGACGCGATTAATCGCGTCTCTACCAACTCACTCTTTTACAGTGCGTTATTACCAGCCGGGGAAGCGGCTTTAAATCAATGGGAAAGTTTGTGGAAGCAGGGATATCACACGTTTAAGTGGAAAATTGGTGTGTATGCGATCGCTGATGAACTAGAAATTTTTGAATCACTCATAGACACCTTACCAGACTTTAGCAAACTGCGATTAGATGCTAACGGTGGACTCAGCTATGAGGAAGCTAACTTATGGCTGCGGACTTGCGATAATTTCAAGGCGAATGCAGAACTACCCCTAGAAATTGAATTTATTGAACAACCGTTACCCGTTGAACAATTTCAGCAAATGTTGGAATTGAGTACGAGTTATCAAACTGCGATCGCAATAGATGAATCTGTCGCCACACTTGGGCAACTCGCCGCCTGTTATCAACAAGGTTGGCGAGGGATTTTTGTGATTAAGCCTGGGATAGTTGGATCGCCATCTCGTCTGAGAAAGTTTTGCCACCAGCATAAAATTGATAGTGTATTTTCATCAGTATTTGAAACTGCGATCGGTAGACTTGCAGCACTCCGGTTAGCGGCGGAATTATCCCGAAACAATAGGGCGGTTGGTTTTGGCATCGACCATTTTTTTGAACAAGAAGAAACGTGGCTTCAAAGTCTATGGAACAACCTTTAG